Proteins encoded within one genomic window of Gadus macrocephalus chromosome 18, ASM3116895v1:
- the casp7 gene encoding caspase-7 isoform X3 has translation MIFMPPLRIKKKKDGQTQDQQYCSESHYRIISPTFRYKMSHQQVGKCIIINNKNFEDKTGMNVRNGTDRDAGELFKCFKSLGFDVCVYNDQSCEKMEHLLRAVSEEDHSDSSCFACILLSHGEEGMIYGTDGAMPIKTMTSMFRGDMCKSLVGKPKLFFIQACRGSEFDDGIQTDSGPPNDALETDANPRHKIPVEADFLFAYSTVPGYYSWRNPGRGSWFVQALCNVLNEFGKQLEIMQILTRVNYMVATSFESWSEDPRFSEKKQIPCVVSMLTKELYFN, from the exons ATGATTTTCATGCCACCTTTAAGAAT TAAGAAGAAGAAGGATGGCCAGACCCAGGATCAGCAGTACTGTTCTGAAAGCCATTACAGAATTATTTCACCTACATTCCGCTATAAGATGAGCCACCAGCAAGTCGGCAagtgcatcatcatcaacaacaaaaactTTGAGGATAAGACAG GGATGAATGTACGCAACGGCACCGACCGAGACGCGGGCGAGCTCTTCAAGTGCTTCAAGAGCCTGGGCTTCGATGTGTGCGTCTACAACGACCAGAGCTGTGAGAAGATGGAGCACCTGCTCAGAGCAG TGTCGGAGGAGGACCACAGCGACAGCTCGTGCTTCGCCTGCATCCTGCTGAGCCACGGCGAGGAGGGCATGATCTACGGCACGGACGGCGCCATGCCCATCAAGACCATGACCTCCATGTTCAGGGGAGACATGTGCAAGAGTCTAGTCGGCAAGCCCAAGCTCTTCTTCATCCAG GCTTGCCGCGGGTCCGAGTTTGATGATGGCATTCAGACAGACTCAGGGCCTCCCAATGATGCCCTCGAGACAGACGCCAATCCCAGACACAAGATACCCGTGGAAGCAGACTTCCTCTTTGCCTACTCAACGGTCCCAG GGTACTACTCCTGGAGGAACCCGGGCCGGGGATCCTGGTTTGTCCAGGCCCTCTGCAACGTCCTCAATGAGTTCGGCAAGCAGCTGGAGATCATGCAGATCCTGACGCGGGTCAACTACATGGTGGCTACCAGCTTCGAGTCCTGGTCCGAGGACCCGCGCTTCAGCGAGAAGAAGCAGATACCTTGTGTGGTCTCCATGCTCACCAAGGAGCTGTATTTCAACTGA
- the casp7 gene encoding caspase-7 isoform X4: protein MYVLTAHKKKKDGQTQDQQYCSESHYRIISPTFRYKMSHQQVGKCIIINNKNFEDKTGMNVRNGTDRDAGELFKCFKSLGFDVCVYNDQSCEKMEHLLRAVSEEDHSDSSCFACILLSHGEEGMIYGTDGAMPIKTMTSMFRGDMCKSLVGKPKLFFIQACRGSEFDDGIQTDSGPPNDALETDANPRHKIPVEADFLFAYSTVPGYYSWRNPGRGSWFVQALCNVLNEFGKQLEIMQILTRVNYMVATSFESWSEDPRFSEKKQIPCVVSMLTKELYFN, encoded by the exons ATGTACGTTCTCACGGCCCA TAAGAAGAAGAAGGATGGCCAGACCCAGGATCAGCAGTACTGTTCTGAAAGCCATTACAGAATTATTTCACCTACATTCCGCTATAAGATGAGCCACCAGCAAGTCGGCAagtgcatcatcatcaacaacaaaaactTTGAGGATAAGACAG GGATGAATGTACGCAACGGCACCGACCGAGACGCGGGCGAGCTCTTCAAGTGCTTCAAGAGCCTGGGCTTCGATGTGTGCGTCTACAACGACCAGAGCTGTGAGAAGATGGAGCACCTGCTCAGAGCAG TGTCGGAGGAGGACCACAGCGACAGCTCGTGCTTCGCCTGCATCCTGCTGAGCCACGGCGAGGAGGGCATGATCTACGGCACGGACGGCGCCATGCCCATCAAGACCATGACCTCCATGTTCAGGGGAGACATGTGCAAGAGTCTAGTCGGCAAGCCCAAGCTCTTCTTCATCCAG GCTTGCCGCGGGTCCGAGTTTGATGATGGCATTCAGACAGACTCAGGGCCTCCCAATGATGCCCTCGAGACAGACGCCAATCCCAGACACAAGATACCCGTGGAAGCAGACTTCCTCTTTGCCTACTCAACGGTCCCAG GGTACTACTCCTGGAGGAACCCGGGCCGGGGATCCTGGTTTGTCCAGGCCCTCTGCAACGTCCTCAATGAGTTCGGCAAGCAGCTGGAGATCATGCAGATCCTGACGCGGGTCAACTACATGGTGGCTACCAGCTTCGAGTCCTGGTCCGAGGACCCGCGCTTCAGCGAGAAGAAGCAGATACCTTGTGTGGTCTCCATGCTCACCAAGGAGCTGTATTTCAACTGA
- the casp7 gene encoding caspase-7 isoform X2, translating to MQSGVALNEEPSKKKKDGQTQDQQYCSESHYRIISPTFRYKMSHQQVGKCIIINNKNFEDKTGMNVRNGTDRDAGELFKCFKSLGFDVCVYNDQSCEKMEHLLRAVSEEDHSDSSCFACILLSHGEEGMIYGTDGAMPIKTMTSMFRGDMCKSLVGKPKLFFIQACRGSEFDDGIQTDSGPPNDALETDANPRHKIPVEADFLFAYSTVPGYYSWRNPGRGSWFVQALCNVLNEFGKQLEIMQILTRVNYMVATSFESWSEDPRFSEKKQIPCVVSMLTKELYFN from the exons ATGCAGAGCGGGGTAGCGCTGAATGAGGAACCCAG TAAGAAGAAGAAGGATGGCCAGACCCAGGATCAGCAGTACTGTTCTGAAAGCCATTACAGAATTATTTCACCTACATTCCGCTATAAGATGAGCCACCAGCAAGTCGGCAagtgcatcatcatcaacaacaaaaactTTGAGGATAAGACAG GGATGAATGTACGCAACGGCACCGACCGAGACGCGGGCGAGCTCTTCAAGTGCTTCAAGAGCCTGGGCTTCGATGTGTGCGTCTACAACGACCAGAGCTGTGAGAAGATGGAGCACCTGCTCAGAGCAG TGTCGGAGGAGGACCACAGCGACAGCTCGTGCTTCGCCTGCATCCTGCTGAGCCACGGCGAGGAGGGCATGATCTACGGCACGGACGGCGCCATGCCCATCAAGACCATGACCTCCATGTTCAGGGGAGACATGTGCAAGAGTCTAGTCGGCAAGCCCAAGCTCTTCTTCATCCAG GCTTGCCGCGGGTCCGAGTTTGATGATGGCATTCAGACAGACTCAGGGCCTCCCAATGATGCCCTCGAGACAGACGCCAATCCCAGACACAAGATACCCGTGGAAGCAGACTTCCTCTTTGCCTACTCAACGGTCCCAG GGTACTACTCCTGGAGGAACCCGGGCCGGGGATCCTGGTTTGTCCAGGCCCTCTGCAACGTCCTCAATGAGTTCGGCAAGCAGCTGGAGATCATGCAGATCCTGACGCGGGTCAACTACATGGTGGCTACCAGCTTCGAGTCCTGGTCCGAGGACCCGCGCTTCAGCGAGAAGAAGCAGATACCTTGTGTGGTCTCCATGCTCACCAAGGAGCTGTATTTCAACTGA